A section of the Falco biarmicus isolate bFalBia1 chromosome 3, bFalBia1.pri, whole genome shotgun sequence genome encodes:
- the LOC130146047 gene encoding CCN family member 2-like: MAGNLGAVTWTLFLLLAPGWVELQACTYPCQCPSQPLQCPAGTSHVLDACGCCKVCARQLGELCSLQKPCDHHKGLYCDFSKIHRGSGICLAHEGATCDLLGKIYHNGESFQPTCKLQCICMDGAIGCIPLCSDDLRLPSPECPNPRRVKFRNKCCEEWICEEGSEENRFETAMAVFREDPARKPELNNLQENCLVQTTEWSACSKSCGMGISARVTNDNPQCHLEKETRLCMVRPCDFPMEKTKKGKKCVRTPKPRQSLHFEFSGCTSTRSYRPKFCGSCTDGRCCTPYVTSTVEVEFRCPEGDFFQRKMMFIKMCSCHYDCPRDNDIFLATYHRRMIGDHVKTERQ, from the exons ATGGCTGGCAACTTGGGGGCAGTGACCTGGACcctgttcctcctccttgcaCCTGGCTGG GTAGAGCTGCAGGCCTGCACGTACCCATGCCAGTGTCCCTCCCAGCCTCTGCAGTGCCCCGCTGGCACCAGCCACGTGTTGGatgcctgtggctgctgcaaGGTGTGTGCCAGGCAGCTTGGcgagctctgctccctgcagaaaCCCTGTGATCATCACAAGGGACTCTACTGCGACTTCTCCAAAATCCACAGAGGCAGCGGGATCTGCTTAG CTCACGAGGGTGCAACTTGTGACCTGCTGGGCAAGATCTACCACAACGGGGAGAGCTTCCAGCCCACCTGCAAGCTGCAGTGCATCTGCATGGACGGGGCCATCGGCTGCATCCCGCTCTGCTCCGACGACCTGCGGCTGCCGTCCCCCGAGTgccccaacccccggcgggtGAAGTTTCGCAATAAGTGCTGCGAAGAGTGGATCTGCGAGGAGGGCAGTGAGGAAAACCGCTTCGAAACAGCCATGGCGG TTTTCAGGGAGGATCCGGCACGCAAGCCGGAGCTGAACAACCTGCAGGAGAACTGCTTGGTGCAGACCACCGAGTGGAGTGCCTGCTCCAAGAGCTGCGGCATGGGCATCTCTGCCCGAGTAACCAACGACAACCCCCAGTGCCACCTGGAGAAGGAGACCCGGCTCTGCATGGTCCGACCCTGCGACTTCCCCATGGAGAAAACCAAG AAGGGGAAGAAGTGTGTGCGGACCCCAAAGCCACGCCAGAGCCTCCATTTTGAGTTTTCGGGCTGCACCAGCACCCGTTCCTACCGGCCCAAGTTCTGCGGCAGCTGCACGGACGGCCGCTGCTGCACCCCGTACGTCACCAGCACCGTGGAGGTGGAATTCCGCTGCCCCGAGGGGGACTTCTTCCAGCGGAAAATGATGTTCATCAAGATGTGCTCCTGCCACTACGACTGTCCCCGAGACAACGACATCTTCCTGGCCACATATCACAGGAGGATGATTGGAGACCACGTCAAGACAGAGAGGCAGTAG